gaaaagaaagagtCACTGTCACACTTCTGTCTTCATCTCTTCCTTTAAATACTCCTTTTACAAGTAGTTCACAGGGAATTTGATATTTCCGTTATTTTCCTGgaattctaatttttaaaaactggcaTTAACAGTAGTCCTTAATTATTGTGATCATAGCTCTTACAAGTCCCATTCTATGGCTCTGTATCCAGGCTCTGTGCTATGGTGTTTATTAGCAATTAGTTAGTTTGAGTAAAGAGGAGGACATGTAACTGGGGGAGGGTAGGACCTGGAAGCACTTTTTGTTTACCTTTTTTAATTCTACAACATGGAAATATAATTCTGAATAGCaactaaaaaaaacctgtgGTGTTGATCTGTCAGAAATTGGTGGGTTTAAATGAAAGACTGGAGGCTGAGAAGTAGAAAGTCATCCATCCTTGGAGTTTTTTGAGAAACGTGTCCTTTATATTAATCAATATTTATTATTCACAGATGTGTGATGAAGATGGATCATCACTGTCCTTGGATCAACAACTGTTGTGGATACCAGAATCATGCATCTTTCACTCTGTTTCTCCTCTTAGCTCCACTGGGATGCATTCACGcttctttcatatttattatGACAATGTACACTCAGCTTTACAACAGGGTAAGAAAACATAActaaatgcttaaaatattgtttaagTCAGGAGCATAATTTATCTCTGGAAGTACAAGAGAATTTGGTTTTCTGAGAAGAAGCATGTGGAATTCCTTGTTATTCTTTCCACATGCACTCCTAGTTCTGCTGTCTACCTGTAAGATGTATGTATGTGGCTGGTGGAGAATTCAAAAAAAGTTGTTTCtattttcatgccttttttttttctttttttcctgttgcttttcaTAATCACAGGGAGTTTCCCATTGCTTTACATTGACGGaagacagtttttttttttctgagtagcACTGAGTAGAGACAGACAGGGTGTGTTTTGGCTGGCACAGAAAACAGCTGCTATTTATTTCCAATGCACAAGTTAGAtcctatttattttcctttactggCCACTTTTTTAgaattgtgtttatttcttcaaggaaaaaaggtCCATTATTTTTGGGACTAAAAATAGGTATGTTAGCTGTGGGGATTTTAACTGGAAAACTTCAACAGTGAGCAAAGCTTCTTCTGGAATACACCCTTTATCTTGGATCCATGGTTAAGACTATAAGCTTTGATTTCAGCTTTTGTGGTTGCAGTGAAGAGCTTGATAACATCAGCTAAGTGTAACAGATGAAGTTGCATTTGtaggagctgagctgtgtttgcagggTGATAATGTTGAGAATTGCTGTCTGCAaagctttcagagaaaaacCTGCAGCATTTCCACGGAAAATGGGGACTGTTCTGTGCAAACATTGTCCATCTGACACTGATGAATGTGTTTTTGTTAACATACTAGAGCCTagatttttttgctgattttggGACCTGTGGAGCTTGCAAGATGGTgattttggtttcattttccATCTAGCAACAAACTTctgaagataaaagaaaagtattttgaatatttttttttttagttactcTGCTTGCATTATAAACCTGTCAGATGTTGGACACTTACTTTCAGAGCCAGATTTCTTATGGATAACTTGCATTGTTTCAGCAGTTGGAAAGTTCTGGAGCTGAATGGAATTCTTGTCTTTGCAGATATCTTTTGGGTGGAGTTCTGTGAAGATTGACATGAGTGCAGCCAAAAGGGACCCTCGTCCCATTATTCCTTTTGGACTGTCTGCATTTGCTGCATCTTTATTTGCCTTAGGACTGGCATTAGGAACAACTATTGCTGTTGGTATGCTGTTCATTATCCAGGTGAGTCTGTGGCTCTGGTACAAAGAAGTTAAAAGTTGTAAGTTTTGCATGCTTGTGGAGCAGAAACAGAATTCAGgattgagataagaacagttgTTCAGAGCTTACGttgttttcttacttttccAGGGATTTATGTagctttttcctgatttttctgttaccacagttttggggttttttcattatttttcatggGAGGTCTTGGATATGAAAATCTAATGAACTAAGAAAACATGAGATGGATTTTATAAACTcctgaaaaaggcaaattactttccctgtccctgcaaaTATGTAAATATGACTGATATATATGTTAAAATGATGAAGATCtttggaaggaaacaaaaagacacattttaagCATAAAATGCAATACTGTGTGATACCATCTTAAGTGTGTAATTCTAGAATGTGTATCTCTGCTGAGGGTTAGCTTCTCACAAATGTTTCAGTTCAGTCTATAAAAGttgctttgttctttaaaacaaatttagtTTGTTAAGTGAAGCTTTCTTTGTATAGCTGATGTattcctgcagaaaataaatcctaattTCATCTAacacttttatttcagatgaaaGTAATTTTGACAAATAAAACTTCAATCGAATCCTGGATTGAAGAAAAGGTATGCTTTTATTACAGTATTCTCATACTGTAACAAAGTCTACTTTccatatttataatttttttggtttccCCTCTGGGTTAAACTCAAAGATGTTATTTCAGTTCACCTCTGACCTAACACTTACAACAAGCATTTCCTTTACTGTCTCTGAAATTCactgaaagaaatgagaaatcatGTAAATgcatagatttttcttttgttttggaggagttttttgctttgaaaagacTTTGCTTATCTACTTGAAATATGTGAGTGTTTTCATCTGAAACTTGAGCTCTGTCATTACACCTGCCTGTACCTTTAATTGTCCACTTCACTGACCCATTCAAAGGGGCATCTTTTGACTCACGGTTTTCCCCATTTCTTACTTTGGATTGTAAGGGAGGATTTTCCTTGATTTGGGAATATCTTCCTTGATTTTAAAGAAGTACTAGAAAATACCTAGTCTTCTGTCCTTTAGATTTTTCTTGGATTTCCTTATCTTTATAGAGGTTTTCACAAGATTTTTCAGGTGAAATATAGTCAAGCAATAGATGCTAAGTTTACAGGAAGCAAAACTGATGCAGTATTTAGAAATTAGTTTGATTctatctggttttgttttatgtgtAAGTCCACAAACATTTCATAATGTTTTGTTgcctttcctttattttgtatGCCAAATTAGCATGACTATGTATTTATCTTAAAGTACTTAAAGTGTTGCAGTGTCAACTCTTTGCACAGGATATGGCTGGATCCAAGACCTGTTAGACCTTTGAATAATGGGATATAAGTGAAAGAAATCCCTGTTATGACTATATTGTAGGATTTGGGGTAATATGTTGAAATTTTTACTGTAAAACACTGGCTACTAATATGTCCCTTTTGAAAGCTAAGCACAGACTgtaatacataaatatttaataaaatggCATTATTGCAACAGAGAACactgctctgtggctgctccacTAGATGTCGTCAGAACTGTGAGAATGTAAAGCTCGTGACTATGGAATGTGGGTGATTCAGATCATGCCTGTGTGTGCATTCTTAGAGGAGGAATTGGCACTTCCAGTGTTGAGTCATGTTCATGATCATTAATCAAAATATTCTGAGCTGTGGAAGCTTTTGTATGTCACTGAGAAATAGTCAGGCATTAGTCCcttaaaaaaagcagtaaagTAAGATCAGTGTAGAGGGAATTACCAGTGTAGTCTGTGGACTCTGTTGTTAAAGAGTTAATGGggggtgacagggatggggataCCCAAACCAGACATCCTTCTGGATGCTGGGATTGGTTTAAGCAGTTTTTAAAACCTGGGTTGATATAGCAGAAACTCGCTGCTCTTgcctggaaatattttccttgagATCCCATGGACTCATACAGGGCTTATGACCCAGCATTCTTAATATTTGCTTCTTGACTGGAGTTTGTAGGGTGTTTTTATGTACTGCATTTCTTAATTATTGTCTAGGCCAAAGACAGAATCCAGTACTACCAAACGGGTGAGACCTTTATCTTCCCCTATGATATGGGAAGTAAATGGAAGAACTTCAGGCAAGTGTTTACATGGTCTGGGATTCCTGAGGGAGATGGCCTGGACTGGCCAGTTAGAGATGGATGTCACCAGTACAGTTTGACGGTAACTGCTCTTCCATGATATCTCAAGATGATTCTCCCAACTATCCAattgtctgttttcctttgcaataACAGACCAGCTTTATTGATAACTGAAATAGATGGGCTTGAAATCCATGCACAGGAGTTCTGTTAAATGTTCTCCCATTTTCGATGCACTAAAAAGTTACGCTTTTGTGAGTGCTTCAAACTGCTTTCCTGTGTTTGTTGAATGATTTCAATACCTGGCTTCATTTTGTGTTGAATGCTGCCTAAATTTCTATTTATAATCATTTGTAGATAGAGCaactgaaacagaaagcagaCAAGCGAGTAAGAAGTGTAAGTATTTGTGAAGTTTGGtctaaaattactttgaaatagtagtataaataaatggaattaaTCAACAGAAACAATGTATAGCAATCCTTGCTTAATTAATCTTTTTAAGCATTTAATACATTTAGTCTTTGCATTTGCTTCTTAGTTTCCAGATGGGAAGCATGATACATGATAATAAAGAGGATGATAATGAAACATGATAATAAAGAGGACTGTGCTTCATTGTTAAGCAGTAATTTAGAATTTAGAGTCTCTTTGACAGCCACTGTCATTATGTTTAAATCTGTGGTATGcttgaattgatttttttagtgTGAAAGTTACCAGTAAGGCCTTCAAATACCAAATTGCTGTGTTCTGTTCCAATCTGCAGGTGCGGTATAGAGCCATAGAGGATTACAGTGGTGTCTGCTGCCCTGTGACTAAAGGTGTTAAAACATTCTTCACAACACCGTGCACTGAAGAGCCTAGAATTGCACTGAGTAAAGGAGATCTGATTTTAGCCACCAGAGGCTTAAAGTTAGTGGCTCCACACCTTTATATTTGGTTAAAAGAAATACTGAGTTGAGTTCTGGCATCTAATTACCTGTTATGCTTCCTTCTCCAGACACTGGATGTATGGTGAGAAGATTCTCATCTCAGCTGCTGATGGTATGGAGCAgttaatttcactttttctcttgaaaattGCAGATCAGTTTTATAGCTAGCTAGAAATGTGTCCAATATGAAATGTTCACTTCTAAAAATGTAGAATGATAATGTTACTGGCACTAGCCTCCCTCCACAGTTTTTATTCTTTGCATCTAATAGACTTACTAGTTTTGCTAAACATTGAATAACACTGTCAGACTGGCAGAACACTCATTTAGTAGTTTATTGAAGGTTGAGTGGGAAGGGAGACACTCCATATTCTAAGAAAAAGTTAGACATTTAGCCTATAAAAAGGTTAAGGACGATTCATTTTTTTGATATTTACATGGTGGTCTgtcttaaacacatccaggctTCCTATCTACACACCCAATATAAGTATAGAGATTAATCTCCGTGTATCTTAAAAACTAGGAGACATTATGTCTTTGGTTTGGAATAATTTCTATAGActttaatatgcatttataaaacTAACTGTGAGtgtttttaaagacaatttaaagACATGCTGATCTGTTGAGGGTGAGCATCACAGCCACCTGCATTGaagctttcacatttttcacTTCAGACCTCTTGCTTTGGACTGAACTAAAATTTTACCTGCCAGAATGTGTGTTGGATTCTGTTGTTGCTTCCAAACAACTGTTAATTTACTGCATGTGCATTTGATATTTGCACAAGTGAGGCTGCCAGCAGTCACTGCACTGAAAGAGTCCACGCTTTTCATGGGAGGTCTGAAACCTTCATGGGCTGGAAGTGCCCTGGCAGCTCACTCCAACAAACTCCTTCAAACACCAGATACAGATGAATATTGTATTGCATTGTTTATTGTGAAGATCAGCAGGACATATCTCCTCTATTGaatgttgggtttttaaaatcagcTAAGATGTGGTGTGGATGGAGAACTTGGTGAACACGGAGGGGCTGGATCAGACTAAACTTCAAAAATAGGATGAGTTTTGTTAGGAATGTATAGCAAAATGCTATAAATAAGCAGGAATAAAAAGTTGCACTACAGCAAGATGgcaaaatgaattattaagtAGCAGttcttctgtggaaaaaaagacCAATGATAATCTTAAGATGAGTCAAcactttgagaaaagaaaaagtatacAGCTTCCAAGATGCTGAAGTAAACCTTCCATCCTCCCCAGCATTGGCAGAGACTCTGCTGAAATACTCCTACAAATACAAGCAGTTACTGCATCTCAAGAAAGTGGAAGATAAACTGTAAAGGgttgagaggaaaacaaagaaaaatgaataattagAATAATAGAAAATGTGACTTATAGGGAAAAGCCAAAAGAATTGGGATAGTTTACCTGGGAGAGGAGTAGGAAATGGGGGACAACCTGGGTATGTACAGATAGTCATCCAGTAGTGTGCAAGTCTGGTAGACAAGTTGGTTATCTGCTTCCTGTGCCCCTGGTGTGTAGAAAAAAGAGCTGTAAACCTGATTTATAGACAGAAAGTTTCAGATAGGGTATAAAGATGAATTTTCTTAAGGAAGGTAGAGCACTGCAAAACTTCAGAAatgtctgaaaatattttaggtaGTTGGATTAAATCCATGCATCCCCAGGCAGTGATGTTAGAAATGACTTAGATGTTCTGTCTTGTAGAAGAAAATAACTTACCTAAGTGCTTGATGTCTCTTCCAGTCCTGTGTTTTTCCTCAGTAGTGGGCCATGTTTTGTTCTAAGTTAATACAACTTTTCATGTCTTAAGGTGGAATAAGAGAACGAGGCTGGTTCCCTAGGAAGTGTGTGGAAAAATACCAGTATGACTCTGAAACGGATCAACCAGTggatggagagaagaaaagcaaatagccttctaatttttttaaatacaaaatggaatttttactTCAGACCACAATCCTTTACTTGAAATTTTCTGTATATTACTTTAGACTTATGCAATGAATATGTTAGGatgaggttttcttttcctcacagctgAAGGGGTTGTATATGCTTGTGCCATGGTTTGCAtactttttaaacaataaataattgaaGAAGCCATTCAGTGGATTGCCTTCAAGATGCATCTTTTCATCACAGTCaggattgtttttttctgtttaaattgcATTCTGAACATTAAgattttaggttttttccctCAGCCGCATCTGATTGTTATGCGTGCTGCTTATCTTTTGTATTTCTCTGAAGCTGCCCCTGAAAATAAACACCTGATTCAAATTCCAGATAAAATTTGTTACCTGTGACTTTTAATGATGTAAATTGTCCACCTCAAATAAATGATACATTCATATTCACTTGTGGGTTCAATTGTTCTTAGACCTAGAAGAATGAGGCATGGGAATGTGAACTGACTGGGAAGTAAAGATTTAACCTTGTAAGTTGCTTTTCAAGATTAAAAAGGCTTCAGTTGTTGCAACAGgaatattttgtgcttttaatgGCAAAAATTACATCCAGCACTGTCTGTTCCCTTTGAAATCTGAGCCAGTACCCAAGAGATCTTCATCCATTTTAGAGTGAAAGAAGCAGCATCCAAGAACAAAAAGTTTTGTGAGTCTAGTTGCTGCTAATGATTAACAGCCTTcttaaagcattttcatttagCATCTAGCATGGATTATTAGGAGGAAGACCTTAAATTGGAGTGACTTGTACCAGCTCAAGGCTTTTTAAATGTCTCCAAAATGCAGCAGGTGTTCACTCATAGTGCAGAGTTACATGTCAGTCAGGTTGAGAGGTTTTGAAAATCAGTTCATGTGGCAGAAGTGGCACACAGGAGACCAATATAAGACCAATTTACACTTGACTTGCTATATGTGTTTTATTGTTGAGGCAGTGCCATTCACCCTCCAAGCATATCTATGCAGGGAAGCATCACTGCTTATTGTATCAACAAAAGTACtttccaggcactgcagcaggtgGCATCAGGATTCAGCCCTGAGTTTCTTCAGATCTCAGTTGCACTTGATTTACTCTCCCCAACTAACTTGCTCGTTTTTGTGTGCAAAACCAGTTCTGGGatacatttcttcttccctgttttgtttttatttctcctgagTCTCACCTGGGGAAAAAGATTAGGCTGCTACTGACTTTCATGTCACATTGCTTTAAGGAATGCATAGGAAAGATAAGCAACATTTTTGCTTATTGAAACATGCAGTTTCAGAGACTTACAAGCCTTTATAGGCTCGCATTTCTGACAAGCACAGTAAGTCATACAATGGTTACCTGAAGATGTTAAGGTCTTTGGGCCCACATGAGAAACAGAATTGGGTCAGTTGTTTTTACTAGTCAGAGCTAGAGCTGCCTAACAGCAAGGGGGAATCTTTTGATAAATCTTGCTTTCGTTTTGGGATAGCTGACCGAGAACATTAAAGAGGGAGCGGAAAAGCCACTAGCTGTCTGAACAAGACAGGGAAGATAATTCTtgtctgcagagaaagaagTGGCCTAGGAAAGCTACAGATCCACCTTCCCCATGTTGCATCCTTGTTTGCACTGCCTTTTGAACTGCAAGGACAGGGAGTtctcagcagggacagcacagactGATGGAAGACAAAGTTTTCATcttgcttaaaatattttctaaagcaGCAGCTTAGCACAGGAAAAGCATGTGGTAAATTCATTGTTTCAGCTCAGCCTAAGCTGaagataaggaaaagaaagttggGTAGAGGAGCAGCTACACTACAGGAGCAAATCTGGGCTACATTGTATTACTGCCtcatggctggagctgtggctgaccAGTGACAGCATAGGGAATAGGTTCACGTTCCACAGCAGTTGTGTTCTAGCTGCAGCCATATAGAGCCAGGCAGCTGACCATGTGGTTGCAGCAGAGCCACAAGCAATTCACACAGGCTTTAGTTTGATTGTGCAGTCTCAATTTATTGCATCCTACATCCTTAGGATTGACAGTTAAAGTTTTACACTTATTAGGCTCTAATTCGGAAGTGTAAAGTCTTCAACACTGccatttcatttgaaaatgtgCAAAAACTGATCCAGTGCCTCCTAAAGACTCAACTGTGTTTGCTGTAGACAAATGTATTTTGCAAACCAGTTGATGCCAGATTACTCATTTTCATTATGAACAACGTATACGGTTTGGTCCAGGACTAGGAATAGGAAATTCACTTCTGTGAATTGCTGAACAGATGTTAGCATGAATTCATACTGAGTTCAGTCTGATTGCAGATCAGTCCACAACAGGTCACAGTGCAGTTCATAGTTTCAGTAGGAAAACAAGGTTTGCTTTTGACAGTGAGAAGTGCATATGGCTGTCTTTTTAGGGCTGAGGTTCTTGcatgtttttgcttttcagtcaCAGTCCAAGGAAGATTAAAGTTCTGGCTTTGCCTAGACAGTTGATGCTCAGTCCCACAAGATGTTAGCACTGCTAGTTGTTAGTTATACTACAGTCATCATCCATAAGTCATTTTTCTCAGGTAGTAGAAACATAGAAATTTAAGTTCCTGTTTCCCTCCACTCAAGCCTGTCTTCACCATAGGCCATGTAGTGTCACAGATTTAATTAGTCCAGGCAGTTTAAATTAAACTGGCCATTTATTCCTGAGCAGATGAATAGAGGGCCTCAATCTCCTTCTGGAAGAATTTAACAAGGTCTCCTCGCTTTGCCTTCAGTGTTGGTGTCAAGAGTCCATTTTCTACAGAGAACAACTCTGTGTGGATGTACAGGTCTTTAACCTATGGAAAGAAAGCAATTTAATGCATGCTGCACAATTAGAAGACAACAGTTCTTCCCAGCTTCCTTGGGCAAGAATTCTGTCCCAGAAGATCCAGTAACTAAACTGTTTTTTTGGCTGATCCAGCAAAAGGGTGGAATTCCAGAACAGTCCCTACAGCCTGTTGTGAGCCTCCCTTCCATCTCTTGGCAATTGCTACCGTTGCCCTACACAGCCCCTTGGTGTAGGCAGCCAATGTTTCCCTGACTGCTTCAATCAGGTGTCTGGGGCAGCTGCCTGGTACAGGGCCCCTCCTGGTACAGGCGTTTGCAGGACTGAAGACTTCCCAGCCACTGTGTTAGCAATACAGGTGCTAGTGACAAGCAGGATTTGAAAGTACTCACTTGTTCAAAGGATTTAAGGCCAGCCTCTCTCCCCAGCCTGATCATGTCGTCTAAAATAGCTTTCTTCACTTCCTAgaagaaacacagcagaagcagagtgGGTAAAGCTGTCATTCTGTAATGGCAGCTCAAAACCATTGCCATTTTCCCAATCAGGGAGAACTGAGGATGGCAAGAATACGTATTTCAACATTCAAGATTTCTCTGTTAAGGCCACTACAAAGTCATGTCTATCTTCTCActggaaaagaagcagcaataGCCCTTGAAACAAGACACCTATACTCAGTTCCAATTTTTGCTGTAATGTTACTTGCATGACTCACCCAGCATTAAACCAGTTCAAATTACTGAAAAGAGGTGGATAGAACAAAGAGCAATATAGGATTGGATTTAGAATTAAATTCTGTCTCTAACCCACTAAACACAAAGCCACTCACAGGGTTTTTGCAGAGCTCTTCAAAGGAACCTTTTACTCCCAGTTTTGCTGCAAATTCTGGAAGCATTTCAGCATCAGGAACCACTATACCTATtagaaaagactgaaaacaagTGGAAATAGTCAGGCTGAGACCAAGATAAAGCATACTAAATGTCTTTGTGAGATTGCTTGTGGGCAGTTTCTATGACAAGTCACATGTACATCTCCAtgcattttcagaatttcaaagGTAGCTATGAGGATTTCCaaatcactgagagctgtgACAGCAGTAATTGAAATAATGATACAGTTTGTTGTGTGTGCTGAATGATCCAGCAATTACTTTTGGCTAGTTTACTGATTGAAGACTGGCCTCTGCTAGCATAGGTAACACCTCCATGGcaaaggaatggagaagcacttgtgctgtgcagaaaggctgggagaattggggttgttcagcctgaagagaaggctccaggaagacTTTTGTGGCCATTCAAAACTAAAAGGGAGCTTGCAAGAAAGATGGGGGCAAAATTTTAGTAGGGCTTGTGGCAATAAGGCAAgaggtaatggttttaaactgcaAGATagtaaatttatattaaatacaaGGAATTTTTTCAAAGTGTGAAGGTGGTGAAACAATGGGAGAGGTTGCCTAGAGAAGTGGCAaatgccccatccctagaaATGTTCAAGGTTAGGCTGAATGGGGTTCTGAACAACCTaatctagttgaagatgtcccagCCTATTGCAGGGGAGACTGCTCTATGAATCTAAACTGCACAGAGCTGAACTGACATAATAATCCCACAAAAGTTTGTAATTAGCCTTTGTAATTGGACCCAGCTTGCAACAATACCAGTTGTCACTTGGGAAGCCAATAAGTCTGAGAACATCTTCCTATAAACATGGCTCTCTTAGGAACAGATTTTGTTCAAGGGCTCTTGTATGTGCATACATTTGTGCCCTGATCACCCAGAACTTGTTGTGGGAGGAAATCTTGTAGGATACTCACTCCTAACATCACTTACCCTCAGACTTTCCCCATGAACAAAGACCTGGGCTACAGCAGCGCTTCTAATATAGACATTTTCTATCTTCTCTGGAGCAATGTATTCTCCTTGTGCAAGtttaaatatattcttcttCCTATCAATGATCTTCAGCGTTCCATTCTAGAAGTTAAAAGTGGAGGTCATTAGTTCCAAGACACTGTCTTGCTTATAAAAGAGAAGATAAacaggctttgttttgttgtatGAAAGGCACATCTGGAACTAGTCTAGAAACCACATACTGGTATTTGCTTTCCACAGAGAGAAGGGTTTGTCTAATTTTTCCATTAGCTCAGGACATGATTAGATGGCTCCTTTATTCTCCTCTGACAGAAACCAAAAAGCCTTGTTATATCACTTCTACAGTGAAGAATAGTCTTAACTATGGGCCTAGCAGGTGTCATTTGATATGTTGTAACCTAATTGGTCTTTGGAGCTTTGCCTGGAGTTACCTAGTGAATCTACTGCGCAGAAAGTTTTATCCTAGAATTCCATCTTTAGAGATTACTGTGGAGTAACAGGAATTCACATGCAAGAGATGGTTTGTGTTAAGCAACTACTCACTGGCAGCCATTTCCCTATATCTCCAGTGTGGAGCCAGCCATCTTTATCGATTGCTTCTGCTGTCTTCTCAGGGTCTTTCAGATAACCCTTGAACACATTTGGTCCTTTAATGCAGACCTATAGCAAGTAGAGAATATTGTTAGTCACCAAGTCTTATGTTTCAGTATTTCCTGACGTGCAGAGGAGACAGCACCTACCTCGCCTTCGTTGTTAGAAGAGAAGTAGCTCATTTCTTCCACATCATCTAGTTTTATGATATTACAAGCCAGAGGGGCTCCAACATGGcctaagagaaaaataaaataataataataaaaaaaaaaaggctgcagtgATAGTAGATACTTACTGGATTTCTTCACTGCTTTACCAAGAACTAGTATTGCTTAAAGGAGCCTGGCATCAAATGTTCAAGCAAGTTGTTGCAATGCCATTTTCAGACAGTTAATGTAGGACAAATAGCAGATACGTCTTGGTGCTTAGAGCATTATTGGTGTAATCAACCACACCAGCCATGAACCATTCGTGCCTCCTCAGGACCCCTTTTCATAGATCCTGGTATTCATTTGCATTCATCCTCGTTATGCTCTGCAGTTACTCTGTTCACAAAGATGGTGACTTGAGTCTGAATTTAGAATATTCAAGGTTCTTCAGGAAAATAGTCAAGTATCATGTCTAATAATTTTGTGTAAAACATGTCATTTAGGAGACAAAGCTAGTTTCTTAAGGCCATTTGGGAAGTCCCTATGCAGTTTGCTCAGCTCTCTCTATTCCTTTCCTGTATTCTGGGACAAAGTCTAAACTGACCTATGACACTTTACACCAGGGTTCCTCATCTGGTCGAGTCAAGAATTTTAGTACCTATTAAGCAGACAGATGACTGTTGCTACTAAGAATCACTTTGAGTACTCgtgatttaattttcattaaactaAAAGCATTAGAGCAGCTAGGCTTGAGCGCCCCTTTAtgtgggcagctctgggagacTTTACAAGTCTCAGCTCCCATACCTGTTGTCCAGTCTCCAGGCATTGAGAAAGTGGATCCAGCTGAGCATTCAGTCTGGCCATAAGCTTCAAAGATCTGTGCAAGAAAGGATGAGTATTCCTTGAACATCAAGCCCTTGGTGTGAAAGGCCTCAGTTTCAACTGTGCCCATGCTCAAGTCTTCTTAGGAAGGAAGCCAAAACTACCTTTGCCTTTAAGATATCTTGATCTTATGTTAAATGTTAAAGATGTTAAAGTTCACCGATTGGAACTTTGCTTCAGTCACctcattttctgttctcaaaTGTGCTACACAGAGAGCTCATTGGCTGTCAGAACAAGCCACAAAACTCAGAAGCAGCTGCCTGACTTTGAGTGCTGCATGTTCCTATTTCTGCTGCTCTATTCCTCTTCTCAGAGCCTACAGTATAGTTTTTTGGTAGTGTAGT
This is a stretch of genomic DNA from Sylvia atricapilla isolate bSylAtr1 chromosome 8, bSylAtr1.pri, whole genome shotgun sequence. It encodes these proteins:
- the ZDHHC6 gene encoding palmitoyltransferase ZDHHC6 codes for the protein MVGPGALQRARRLCHWGPAVALAVVAVCSATAMADAALWYWPLDTAGGSVNFVMLLNWTVMILYNYFSAMFVGPGYVPLGWTPEKSQDCMYLQYCKVCQSYKAPRSHHCRKCNRCVMKMDHHCPWINNCCGYQNHASFTLFLLLAPLGCIHASFIFIMTMYTQLYNRISFGWSSVKIDMSAAKRDPRPIIPFGLSAFAASLFALGLALGTTIAVGMLFIIQMKVILTNKTSIESWIEEKAKDRIQYYQTGETFIFPYDMGSKWKNFRQVFTWSGIPEGDGLDWPVRDGCHQYSLTIEQLKQKADKRVRSVRYRAIEDYSGVCCPVTKGVKTFFTTPCTEEPRIALSKGDLILATRGLKHWMYGEKILISAADGGIRERGWFPRKCVEKYQYDSETDQPVDGEKKSK